One genomic region from Cucumis melo cultivar AY chromosome 9, USDA_Cmelo_AY_1.0, whole genome shotgun sequence encodes:
- the LOC103499266 gene encoding nitrate reductase [NADH] yields MAASVDNRQFGSLQPPLNGVVRSFKSGPNRRSDSPVRGCNFPNSNINNRLLKSSVKMEQEEEDDDSCSEDENDNNELRELIKKGNRELEPSIVDPRDEATADNWIERNSSMVRLTGKHPFNSEPPLNRLMHHGFITPVPLHYVRNHGAVPKANWSDWTIEVCGLVKRPTKFTMDQLVNEFRFREFPATLVCAGNRRKEQNMVKKSIGFNWGAAGVSTSVWRGVPLRDVLKRCGIMSRKKGALNVCFEGAEDLPGGGGSKYGTSIKKELAMDPARDIILAYMQNGEQLVPDHGFPVRMIIPGFIGGRMVKWLKRIIVTTKESENYYHFKDNRVLPSHVDAELANAEAWWYKPEYIINELNINSVITTPCHEEILPINSWTTQRPYTLRGYSYSGGGKKVTRVEVTMDGGETWQVCTLDHPEKPNKYGKYWCWCFWSLEVEVLDLLGAKEIAVRAWDETLNTQPEKLIWNLMGMMNNCWFTVKTNVCKPHKGEIGIIFEHPTVPGNQSGGWMDRERHLEISTESNQTLKKSISTPFMNTASNTYSLSEVKKHNSPQSAWIIVHGHVYDCTRFLKDHPGGSDSILINAGTDCTEEFDAIHSDKAKKMLEDYRIGELITTGYASDSSSNSPNNSTHGASNFSHLAPIREAPVVTRRVALAPNEKIPCKLISKTAISHDVRVFRFELPGGQDQVLGLPVGKHIFICAKVEGKLCMRAYTPSTTVDQMGYFELVVKVYFRNVHPKFPNGGIMSQFLDNMEVGSTVEVKGPLGHIEYTGSGNFTVHGKPRFAKRLAMLAGGTGITPIYQVVQAILKDPEDETEMFVVYANRTEDDILLREELDTWAKKNERLKVWYVVQESIREGWEYSIGFITEEIMREHLPAAAEDTLALVCGPPPMIQFAVQPNLEKMNYDTKNSMLVF; encoded by the exons ATGGCTGCTTCCGTCGACAACCGCCAATTTGGCTCTCTCCAGCCACCACTTAACGGCGTCGTTCGCTCCTTCAAATCCGGTCCCAACCGTCGCTCCGACTCCCCCGTTCGTGGCTGCAACTTCCCCAATTCCAACATTAACAATCGCCTTCTCAAGAGTTCCGTGAAGATGGAACAGGAGGAAGAGGATGATGATTCGTGTAGTGAAGACGAGAACGATAACAACGAGCTTCGTGAATTGATCAAGAAGGGGAACCGTGAACTGGAACCGTCGATTGTGGACCCCAGAGATGAAGCGACGGCTGATAATTGGATCGAGCGGAACTCTTCCATGGTCCGTCTCACAGGGAAGCACCCCTTCAACTCGGAGCCACCCCTCAATCGTCTGATGCACCATGGGTTCATAACCCCGGTCCCACTACACTACGTGCGTAACCATGGAGCTGTCCCTAAGGCCAACTGGAGCGACTGGACCATCGAGGTCTGTGGTCTGGTCAAACGCCCCACTAAGTTCACCATGGACCAACTCGTCAACGAGTTCAGGTTCCGGGAGTTTCCAGCCACGCTAGTGTGCGCCGGAAACCGGCGAAAGGAGCAGAACATGGTGAAAAAGAGCATCGGGTTCAACTGGGGAGCGGCAGGAGTTTCCACTTCGGTATGGAGGGGAGTCCCACTGCGTGACGTGTTGAAACGATGTGGTATTATGAGCAGGAAGAAGGGGGCGCTGAATGTGTGCTTTGAAGGGGCTGAGGATTTGCCAGGTGGCGGTGGGTCAAAGTACGGAACTAGCATCAAGAAAGAGCTGGCTATGGATCCGGCAAGGGACATCATTTTAGCGTACATGCAAAACGGAGAGCAGTTGGTACCGGACCACGGGTTTCCTGTGAGGATGATAATACCGGGATTCATCGGGGGTAGAATGGTCAAGTGGCTTAAACGCATCATTGTTACAACCAAAGAATCAGAAAATTATTACCATTTCAAGGACAACAGAGTCTTGCCTTCCCATGTAGACGCTGAGCTGGCTAACGCCGAAG CATGGTGGTACAAGCCCGAGTACATAATCAACGAGTTGAACATAAACTCAGTCATAACAACTCCCTGTCATGAGGAGATTCTGCCTATCAACTCCTGGACCACTCAGAGGCCCTACACCTTGAGAGGCTATTCTTATTCCG GTGGTGGAAAGAAGGTGACACGTGTCGAGGTGACAATGGACGGTGGAGAGACATGGCAAGTGTGCACGTTGGACCATCCAGAGAAGCCAAACAAGTACGGAAAATACTGGTGCTGGTGTTTCTGGTCCTTGGAGGTGGAGGTTCTAGACTTGCTTGGCGCTAAAGAGATTGCAGTACGTGCTTGGGATGAGACTCTCAACACTCAACCTGAGAAACTCATATGGAACCTTATGGGAATGATGAACAACTGTTGGTTCACAGTGAAAACCAACGTATGCAAACCTCACAAGGGAGAAATCGGAATCATCTTCGAACACCCAACAGTTCCCGGCAACCAATCCGGTGGATGGATGGACAGAGAGCGACATCTAGAAATATCCACCGAATCAAACCAAACCCTAAAGAAGAGTATCTCCACTCCATTCATGAACACTGCCTCCAACACTTACTCCCTATCCGAAGTCAAAAAACACAACTCCCCTCAATCCGCCTGGATCATTGTCCACGGCCATGTGTACGATTGCACACGCTTCCTCAAAGACCACCCCGGCGGCTCCGACAGTATCTTAATCAACGCCGGTACCGACTGCACGGAAGAGTTCGACGCCATCCACTCGGACAAAGCGAAGAAAATGCTGGAGGATTACCGAATCGGAGAGTTGATCACCACCGGCTACGCTTCCGACTCCTCCTCCAACTCCCCAAACAACTCAACTCACGGAGCCTCCAACTTCTCCCATTTAGCGCCCATCCGAGAAGCCCCAGTGGTGACGAGACGCGTGGCACTGGCCCCTAACGAGAAAATACCCTGCAAGCTGATTTCCAAAACCGCAATCTCACACGATGTGCGTGTATTCAGATTCGAACTGCCCGGCGGTCAGGATCAGGTACTTGGGCTGCCCGTGGGCAAGCACATTTTCATATGCGCCAAAGTGGAGGGCAAGCTTTGCATGAGAGCCTATACGCCCTCTACCACCGTAGACCAAATGGGCTACTTCGAATTGGTGGTCAAAGTGTACTTCAGAAACGTGCACCCCAAGTTCCCCAACGGGGGGATCATGTCACAGTTTTTGGACAACATGGAAGTTGGCTCCACGGTGGAGGTTAAGGGTCCGTTGGGCCACATCGAATACACCGGAAGTGGAAACTTTACGGTCCATGGGAAACCCCGGTTCGCGAAGCGGCTTGCCATGCTGGCAGGTGGCACCGGAATCACTCCCATATATCAAGTCGTGCAGGCGATTTTGAAGGACCCGGAGGACGAGACGGAGATGTTTGTTGTGTATGCGAATCGGACGGAGGATGATATTTTGCTGAGGGAGGAATTGGACACGTGGGCGAAGAAGAACGAGAGACTGAAAGTATGGTACGTGGTGCAGGAGAGTATTAGAGAAGGGTGGGAATATAGCATTGGGTTTATTACGGAGGAAATAATGAGAGAGCATCTTCCGGCAGCGGCGGAGGACACTTTGGCTTTGGTTTGTGGGCCGCCGCCGATGATTCAGTTTGCAGTGCAGCCCAATTTGGAGAAGATGAATTACGACACCAAGAATTCCATGTTGGTGTTTTGA